Part of the Spiroplasma endosymbiont of Poecilobothrus nobilitatus genome is shown below.
CAGATGATCAATTTTTAGAATTTCATGAAAAAGTCAAAAAAGAAGCAGAATTAATTAAAAAACAAAAACGCTTAAATTAAATTGATCAAAAATTTAGGGATAAAGGTATTAAATGTCCTAATTGTCAATCTTTTTATTGTGTTAAAAATGGTCATAATCCTGAAGGAAAACAAAAATATTTATGCAAAAAATGTCGTGCTAGTTTTGATGATTTTCGTGATCATTTTACGTATTGAAGTCATTTAAATTATGAACAGTGAAATTTATTGATTCAAATTTCATTATTAGGCCAATCTAGTAAAATGATTTCCCACTTTATTAAAACATCACCGAAAACCGTTTGATATAATCGCCAAAAAATAATGAAATCAAAACAATTAGAAAACACCCAATTAAAATTTAAAACGTTAAATGGCAAAATTCAAATCGATGAAACATTTATTAAAGAAATCCACAAAGGTAATTTTAAAGATAAATTTGATAAAAGAAAAATTCATCTTGATTCATTTTCAACCAACACTAAATGTTGTATTAAAATGGCTGTTGATAGCAATAATAATATTTATGTTAAATCAACCAACACAAAACTATTACAAAAACAGTGAATTATTGAAAATATTAATAAACAATTAATCAAAGAAAATTCAATTATTATTTCTGACAGGCAACCATTATATTTATTAGTAGCAAAACAAACAAATTCTATTTTATTAGCAACTAAAACTAGTACAAATCCTGATGCTAGTTATCGGAAGTTAAATAAAATTAGTAAATTACAATCAAATCTTAAAGAATCCTTAATTCATTATCATGGCTTAGGTTTCACGAACATTCAAAATTATTTAAATCTCTGAAAATGAAAATACCAGCATAAAGGTTTAACACCAAACCAACAATCATCGGTATTATATTTTAACGTATAAAAAAGTTAAATAACAATATTAAAAGTTTATATAATTTTCTTTTAAAGTTATCATATTGATGATTTTTTTTATTTCATCAAGAGTTTTTGGAATGGCAACACTTTTTAGGACACTTTTTATATAGACATTTGTTTTCTAAAAGTAACTGGAGATAAATAATTTAAACTGCCATGAATTCGAATATTGTTATATCAATGCACAAAATCAAAAAGTTCGTATTTTAATTGTGTTAAATTTTTAAATTTTTTACCCTTAATAAATTCAGTTTTAAAAGTTTTGTAAGTTGTTTCAGCCACAGCATTATCATAAGGGCAGCCTTTATTGCTTAATGATCTTTTAATATTAAAAGTTATTAAAATTTCATCAATGATTTTATTTTTAAACTCATTACCACGATCAGTATGAAATAGAGTTATTTGATTTAATGGTCGTGTTATTTTATGAAAAGCTTGTTGGACCAGTTCGGCTGTTTTATTCGGCCCAGCACTATAACCAATTATTTCACGATTAAACAAGTCAATTAATAAACAAATATAATGTCATTTAGCGCCAA
Proteins encoded:
- a CDS encoding transposase, translating into MIQISLLGQSSKMISHFIKTSPKTVWYNRQKIMKSKQLENTQLKFKTLNGKIQIDETFIKEIHKGNFKDKFDKRKIHLDSFSTNTKCCIKMAVDSNNNIYVKSTNTKLLQKQWIIENINKQLIKENSIIISDRQPLYLLVAKQTNSILLATKTSTNPDASYRKLNKISKLQSNLKESLIHYHGLGFTNIQNYLNLWKWKYQHKGLTPNQQSSVLYFNV